One window from the genome of Anaerolineales bacterium encodes:
- the hypE gene encoding hydrogenase expression/formation protein HypE, translated as MTDDRKDEVVIHGLVCPLPLSHEETIVMGHGSGGRMTQRLIEQTFYPSFENPALLRGDDSAVVESPAGGRFAVSTDAHIVSPLFFPGGDIGRLAICGTANDLAMVGAQPLWMTASFIIEEGLPRFLLERVTQSMKEAAAECELIVVGGDTKVAERGKADGLFITTSGVGWIPAHRNVSGANARPGDAVLLSGTIGDHGIAVLAARGELAFQAEVESDVAPLNGMVEAMFTVSPSIHVLRDPTRGGVATTLNEIARQSGVAIILEETTIPVRPAVTAACEMLGFDPLYIANEGKLLACVPAEDAQVVLAAMRKTKYGEDACRIGVVADAPAGRVLMKTAIGGTRVIDVLAGEMLPRIC; from the coding sequence ATGACGGATGATCGCAAAGACGAAGTCGTGATTCACGGGCTGGTTTGCCCACTGCCGCTTTCGCACGAAGAGACGATCGTCATGGGACACGGAAGCGGGGGACGAATGACCCAGCGTCTGATCGAGCAGACGTTCTATCCGTCCTTCGAAAACCCGGCTCTGCTGCGCGGCGACGATTCCGCTGTGGTGGAATCGCCGGCAGGAGGACGGTTCGCCGTATCGACGGACGCGCACATCGTCTCTCCGCTCTTTTTCCCCGGCGGGGACATCGGCAGGTTGGCGATTTGTGGAACGGCGAACGATTTGGCCATGGTCGGTGCGCAGCCGCTCTGGATGACGGCCAGTTTTATCATCGAGGAAGGGCTGCCGCGCTTCCTACTCGAACGCGTCACCCAATCGATGAAGGAGGCCGCAGCGGAGTGCGAATTGATCGTCGTCGGCGGCGACACAAAGGTTGCCGAACGCGGCAAGGCGGACGGTCTCTTCATCACGACCAGCGGAGTCGGGTGGATTCCCGCCCACCGGAATGTGAGTGGGGCAAACGCCCGACCCGGCGATGCGGTCCTGCTTTCGGGAACGATCGGAGATCATGGCATCGCCGTACTCGCCGCGCGAGGCGAACTGGCTTTTCAGGCGGAGGTCGAATCGGACGTCGCCCCGCTCAACGGCATGGTCGAAGCGATGTTTACTGTAAGTCCGTCCATTCACGTGTTGCGTGATCCGACTCGAGGCGGTGTGGCGACGACGCTCAACGAAATCGCACGGCAGAGTGGTGTGGCGATCATCCTGGAGGAAACGACCATTCCGGTACGCCCTGCGGTTACAGCGGCGTGTGAGATGCTGGGATTCGATCCACTCTATATTGCCAACGAAGGCAAATTGCTCGCCTGCGTTCCCGCTGAAGATGCGCAAGTCGTCCTGGCGGCGATGCGTAAGACGAAATATGGTGAGGATGCCTGCAGGATCGGCGTCGTGGCAGACGCTCCAGCCGGGCGGGTGTTGATGAAAACGGCCATCGGTGGCACGCGTGTGATCGACGTGCTGGCCGGAGAGATGCTGCCCCGCATCTGCTGA